One genomic window of Caldibacillus debilis DSM 16016 includes the following:
- the spoVB gene encoding stage V sporulation protein B — translation MSKFVKGTIILLAAGMMTRILGFINRVVIARSIGEEGVGLYMMTYPAFILAVTIIQLGIPVAVSKRIAEAEALGEHRKIKKIFALSLFITLALSFLVTPVLYFGAPYLTEALFTDQRALYPLQTIAPVLPIVAASSVIRGYFQGKQNMLPSALSQLIEQLVRIFLLLALTRLFVPYGPEYAASAAMLAIIGGEFLSCLYLAGLFKIKKAFQLRKNFFRSLKNSRAEFRELMAIALPATGSRLIGSVSWFIEPIVVTQSLALAGVSAVAATKQYGILTGLALPLLLLPSFITAALSTSLVPAISEAASLKNYYLAEYRIQQALKFCLITGAASVVIIFTLAEPLMAILYRSTSGTIFIQIMAPLFLFQYFQGPLLATLQALDAARAAMVNSLIGAVAKTLLIFLLASRPNIGINGVALAMATGTVLVTLLHLATILKIIPLSINLRFYGKVASLAVAAGIFGHLAYPYFLGETTPLFAILLSIAAIAAAYIFLLLATKTVYLKELTGWFRNFFFRH, via the coding sequence ATGTCCAAGTTTGTTAAAGGAACGATCATCCTGTTGGCCGCCGGGATGATGACGAGAATTTTGGGTTTCATCAACCGGGTGGTCATCGCCAGATCCATCGGGGAGGAAGGGGTCGGGCTGTACATGATGACCTATCCGGCCTTCATTTTGGCGGTGACGATCATCCAGCTGGGGATTCCCGTCGCCGTTTCGAAACGGATCGCGGAAGCGGAAGCCCTGGGAGAGCATCGGAAGATCAAAAAAATTTTCGCCCTGTCCTTATTCATTACCTTGGCCCTTTCCTTTCTTGTCACGCCTGTCTTGTATTTCGGCGCGCCGTACCTCACGGAGGCCCTCTTCACCGACCAGCGCGCCTTGTATCCGCTGCAAACGATCGCCCCCGTTTTGCCGATCGTCGCCGCTTCCAGCGTCATCCGGGGGTATTTCCAGGGAAAACAAAACATGCTCCCTTCCGCCCTGTCGCAATTGATCGAACAGCTGGTCCGCATTTTCCTGCTTCTCGCGCTCACCCGCCTGTTTGTCCCTTACGGGCCCGAATATGCCGCCAGCGCGGCGATGCTGGCGATCATCGGCGGCGAATTTCTGTCCTGCCTTTATCTTGCCGGGTTGTTTAAAATCAAAAAGGCCTTCCAGTTGCGAAAAAACTTTTTCCGCTCGCTGAAAAACAGCAGGGCCGAATTCCGGGAGCTGATGGCGATCGCCCTTCCGGCGACGGGAAGCCGGCTGATCGGTTCGGTATCCTGGTTCATCGAACCGATCGTCGTCACCCAAAGCCTGGCATTGGCCGGCGTTTCCGCCGTAGCCGCGACCAAACAATACGGGATATTGACGGGCCTGGCATTGCCCCTGCTGCTCTTGCCTTCCTTCATTACCGCCGCCCTCAGCACTTCCCTCGTTCCGGCGATCAGCGAAGCGGCATCCTTAAAAAATTACTATTTGGCGGAATACCGGATCCAGCAGGCATTAAAGTTTTGCCTCATCACCGGGGCGGCCAGCGTCGTCATCATTTTCACATTGGCGGAACCGCTCATGGCGATCCTTTACCGCTCCACTTCCGGCACCATATTCATTCAAATTATGGCCCCCTTGTTCCTGTTTCAATATTTCCAGGGGCCGCTGCTGGCGACTTTGCAGGCTTTGGACGCCGCCCGGGCGGCCATGGTCAACAGCTTGATCGGGGCCGTGGCGAAGACGTTGCTCATCTTCCTCCTCGCCTCCCGCCCGAACATCGGGATCAACGGAGTGGCCTTGGCGATGGCGACGGGTACGGTGCTCGTCACCCTCCTTCATCTGGCGACGATCCTAAAAATCATCCCCCTCTCGATCAATCTCCGGTTTTACGGAAAAGTCGCCTCCCTAGCCGTCGCCGCGGGGATTTTCGGGCATTTGGCGTACCCGTATTTTCTCGGGGAAACGACGCCCCTTTTCGCCATTTTGCTTTCGATCGCCGCCATCGCCGCCGCCTACATTTTCCTGCTTTTGGCCACGAAAACGGTCTACCTCAAGGAGTTGACGGGATGGTTCCGGAACTTTTTCTTCAGGCATTAG
- a CDS encoding post-transcriptional regulator translates to MDHPYDIYREEVKEALRCKLDEFALLDFTEVTEDDLWEMLTKKRWKKPQEDIHIYQIVSDIMSVKPSDMMNFISALEMTAENLFSEKNQEELRELLK, encoded by the coding sequence ATGGATCATCCTTACGACATATACAGGGAGGAAGTGAAAGAGGCGCTCCGCTGCAAACTGGATGAATTCGCCCTGTTGGATTTCACCGAGGTAACGGAAGACGACCTATGGGAAATGCTGACCAAGAAGCGATGGAAGAAACCGCAAGAAGATATACATATCTATCAAATCGTGAGCGACATCATGTCCGTAAAGCCGAGCGATATGATGAACTTTATTTCCGCTTTAGAGATGACGGCGGAAAATTTATTTTCCGAGAAAAACCAAGAAGAATTAAGGGAATTATTGAAATGA